The DNA window ATTGTCGCGCGTCCAGCACCCACACCAAGCCAACCGCCACCCACTCCCTGCCGGGCATGCGAAATGAGCACCAGCCCACCCAGGTGATCTCTGCCGGGCGAAAAGGCCAGCCAAAAGTTCAGCCGGATCCATCTGACAGGCGGCTCACCTTGACCAGATGCGACTTTCCGCTTCAATTCACTTATCGCCCCTCGATCGCATCGAACATCCGACAGCCTTTTAGGGGCAGATACATCTTGGGCAAAACAAATCGTTATAGATCGTCGGTATGAGCAGATGCCGTTAAGTTAGCTCCAAGTTTGCTTGGTAAGCaaatccaaaaattaaattaataatgttGGGTACCTTAGCTAAGGTCGCAGACCCTTCTTTTTTAGATTTGCCTTAATTGGTACTGACCAATCCTTTGTATCTCGGATACCTTTGGTTTGTGCAGGTCAATCAGCATGGCTCTGATTGCACATTAATCATGCGAAATATAGCAAGCAAAATACTGCGAATATATAGACTCAGGGCATTCAAAGTTCGAGCCAATCATATCTTGAATTTTTTGAATGCGGGCGTGCAATTTCGCGGCTTTTTTCGCCGTCGTCCCAGCTGTCAATAAATACAGCGCATTCAGCGGCAGCTAACTGGGTAAATTGATAATATATCTTAGTGTTTAAAGATTCTGGCAAGCCATTTTAGTgtgattttattgaattatatgtggaaaaaatataacatttatttattacatctatcatttcattctttttattaattgaaataaatgtattttatgaGAATATCAGTTTTAGATATTGACAGttcgaaatttttttaacGATTCTATGTTACTTGTGCACGTTTACTcgcttttagtttttttttatatatatttaataaccaaaatcttaaattaatctaaagtttaaaaaatacagacCCCTTCAACATTTTGTCAGCGTAACCAGGTAGCCATGGCCGCCGAATCGATGACCAGTCAACCAGAGATCCATCAGCTGTTCGTACAGACAGCAAGAGATAATTGCAACAAGATTCTTTGGACATTTGTGGTTGCCAATCGAACACTTGATTGATTTCCACCTGCTTGCATAAGCCACAAAACACCAATTAAGTTTGTACCTTGCATATACGCAATTAAACCGCAGAAGCCTTCGTTGGCGAACAATTTGCACGCTTTTCAATGTGACATTGAGGAGCCCTCAAGTGCAAGGGCTTCACATCGAAACCACACAGTCAAGGAAATCCAAGTGTTCTATGTTCTAAATCAAGAGCAAACTCATTAGTGGTATTCATAATTGAAGTTgagggaaaatgaaaaataacacATGTAGACAGTGGAAAACTTTACAACTTCCTTAAGCCTTGCTCAAATTTACTGCtcgcaaataataaatacaattgaTTTTGCAACAAAGGGAGCATTACCCAAAAATAGCCATATGAACTATTAATAGCTTAATGGGATCGTAAACCAGTTCATTCAATCAGCGCTTAAAAAGCTGCTGactcacaaaattaattgCCCGAGGGGATGGTCAACAATGGGGAGTTCTTATTAATGGAAAGATTCGAAATCAATAACGAGTATCTTGTGTTTAACGATCCGCCTGCCAGACTGAGGTCGCACACCCAAACTGACCTCAGAAGGCGTCTATGCAGATATTAAGATTGAGAGATACAAATACACCCAGAAACGAAGCGATCAGACCTCAGCTCAtcaaaaatttgcataatcACTCGATGATTCGATCCGAACTCAGACCGTTAGGCAATGCGTAGATTGCAACGCTAATTTAgcgttttaaaaattgtatctctAGTGTTTAAAGTGTCGACTGCTAAAGATACTTTTTCGACTGACTTCATAGAAAGCCGAACTTCACCATATATTTcgcatttaaatttcttatgcGTATTGCACAATATCCTATATTGTTCTTGAATGACATTACCTAAGCTTTATTTGTTTATGAGCagttaaataatttcaaaccAACCAAACTTAAAAAACCAACATTCAAAACTTTTACGAGTGTCTCTAAATCACcataatttttagaaaattaaaagtttgcaATTGTGGCACCATTAAATTTTAGTAATTTCTTATCTTTACTTGCCAGCTTAATCAGCTGTTGCTAACAATATTATTTGCTTCACTATAGTGAACGGTTTTCGCTACTCTTTCCTTACTTCCAACCCCAGTAGTaactcattttcattttatcagCTTTAAGggaaaatgagaaaatgtgTAATAATGAGCTTATCTTTTTAAGAACTCTGGGGTCTTTGAAATTCCTGCTCGTCTCGTAGTTAATAGTCTCAGCTCCGTTTGCACAGCTTTTAACTGAATTCCTTGCATACTTTATGGCGGCAGAGCTaagggaaaatattaaaaatattgctaGACTACCCAAAGGCTGAAGAGATTTAATATTCAACGATTTTATTTCAGGACTACCTAAAGGCCACATTCAATATCTAACGATTTCATTGCAGGACAAGCTGCTGAGCAAACTGGAGGAGGAGAGCGAGCCGGATCCTCCCACCTCGCAGGAGGACGAGTGTGTGATCTGCATTAATGCCCGGGCCACCATGCAGACGTCTCCCTGTGGCCACCGCGTCGTCTGCCGGCGATGCTTCGTGAAGACGATCCAGAGTGCGGTGGCCCAGCGGCTGCTCCCGCTGCGCTGCGTCATTTGCCGGGCGCGAGTGAACCGGCTGACCTCGTCCTCGGGCACCTGGCGCATCCAGGAGTCGGCCAGCAGCTACTCGATGGGCGCCAAGAGTTGGGCCTCCGCCGGAGTGGCCGCCGGCGGGGTGGTTCCCTCGGCCAGCTCCTACTCGATGAACGATGCGCACAGTGGGCACCACTCGTTCCACCAGCCCACGTTGCACAAGTCGGCGGTGGGGCGGCACCATACGCACCACTACACGCCCCGCGGATCGACCCATGGCCATGGTCGGGTGTCCCAGTCGGATAGCCTGTACTCGATGAGCTCGACAGGATCGGCGGCGTCGTCGGCCTCCGGCTATTCGCACTACTCCAAGACGTCTTCCATATCGAGCAACGGTCCCTGCTCACCGGCACTGCCGGTCGGGGCTTCCAGCTCCAATCACCTGGCACCGCCatcgcccaccacccaccatcATGCGCACGGCCCGGCCTCACCCACTCCCTCGGGCTCCTCCGGCAGCTCCCTGTCGCCGCGGGACAACGGATCGGCGCACTCGCATCATGGTGGTGGCTGCCCAATCGGCTGCTCCGGTGCTGTGCCAAGGAAACCGCTGAACACGCTCAGTAACAGCTGCTCCACGCCCGTTTCCGGTTCCTCCTCCAGCGGAAGTGGCGGCGGCGGGGGAGGAGtgggcggaaacggaagcggtGCCAGCGGAATGATGACGCCCACGCACACGTATCCGGGTCGGAGGCACGTGAAGAACCGGCTGATGGACATCCAGAACCGCCTGCCGCCCATCAAGGAGTTCCGCAGTCCGGCCAAGGTGCCGCATCCCTCACCCGTGCACGTCAGCAATCCCAGATTTCGGTAAGGAAAACTATGTGTCTGTGTATCTAATAGATAAATAATTGTTAGGATGTAGAAATTATTCTGTGAGTATGGTTTTTAACGAATGCTACATGTTTTTCCACTTTCAGTTACTCCACTTACACCAAGTCCAGTGCCCATGAGCTGGCTCCACTGCTGCGGGAGCCCGGCTCCTCTCCTCCGCCACGTCGTCCCAGTCCGATGAACATCCAGCTGAGCTGCTCCGCCCTGGCCCCGCCCCCCTTGAAGGCGGGCGGGGCAAAGATCTGCCCGGTGACCTCGAAGAACTCGCTGCCCAAAAACGCTTACGTGATGCCCAAGGACAAGAAGCCGCCAGCTTCTGTGCCGCAGGGAAAAACTACTGGCACTGCCTCCAAGTCAGCCCCACAAGGAGCCGGATGCTCCAGGGCCTCTGCCGGATGCGCTGCCACCAATTCAGGATCAGCGGGATGCGGATCGGCTAGTAATCCCAAACCCAGTTCAAGCTCTTCCAGTCGCAGTTTTCCGCTTTTCTCCGCCGCCAGCAATCAGAGTGAGTTTAGTCATTTCTTTTCCATTTAGGAAATCATAATTGCATTTACTAAAATATAGTCAATGACGAGGTTAATTATTTGACACCTTCCTGTTCCAGGAGAGAAGGCTGACAATAAGAAGAACGAGTCCGTTGAGCGCAAGAAGAAGGAGGAGAAGCTCAAGCTGAAGGCCGAGAAGGAAGCCCGGAAGGTGGGTGAAATGGCGGGGAATTTGGTATGGCCCGACCTCCTCTTTGTTTGGAAGATGCATTGTTTTCCCCTCGGAACCCCTAAGCCAGGCTGTGCATATTTGTATTGTTTGTAATTGGCCTCGTTCcgttttcccccttttttgccaactgttttggaaaagtttttcaTTAATCGCGGGCGAAGGGGATTCGggaagtgggcggtgggcggtgggcatGTTCTGAAGCCATTGTGCCGGCAAAGCATAAATTTCCAAACTTATGAGCACGGCTGGCTCATAAAGCGCAAGCAATTCCGATTTTCATGTTTGTGATTTCCTCTGCATGCAAACAAAGTTTTACATTTTGCATTCTGCATTTCGCAGGAGGAGAAGCGACTGGCCAAGGAGGAGGAGCGTCTGGCCAAGCTGCACGCCAAGGAGGAGAAGAAGCGGGGCAAGAAGGAGGCCAAGGAGCTGCTGTTGGCCAACGACGGCAACAGCAAGAAGTAAACCCAATTAGCCAGCGAAAGCGCATATTTCCAGTTGCAATTCTAGCCCTAAGACCATCACCAAGTACCGGGTTCCGTACTATATCAAAGcagatcggatcggatcgcaTCAGGTCGCCACCTCACACACCTCGACACCCACATACGAATCGAGCTTGATTGTATTTTTAGGATACTATTTTGTTAGTTAGCCATTAATCGTTTCTATAAGTTTCTTACTGAACTGGAAAAACCAAgccaaatatttgaaaaacttGAATCACACTAAAAATCATTGAGTATTAACACCTTGAAAAGAGttaagatatagttttacCATCGTCaagattaaattaatattttgattcaAGATATGTAGTTGGTTCTACCAacaagtaaataaaacaactgttttttttttataaatatcacCTAATTAGTTAGACTGCTTAGACCCCTTCGTTTTGGCTTTTTTAACCGCTTTCTCAGACGGATAAAACCATGCCAAGCCTTTGTATAAATGATAAACCTTTGGCAAGCCCTAATTCATCCTTGCTTTCATTCCATTCTTAGTTTTAAGCAGAAACTTCCGCTAAGTTTTCTTTGGATTTACTGCCCACTTTCATAACTCTTCACCGTCTAGAGATATGATAAGAATGTTAAGACATTGCTGCCTTTCGTTCACCATCAGTCCCAATCTAAGCTCATTTGTATCATTATCAATTAAAAGGTTGTtgaaacaatttcaatttgaacagAATCTGATAGAAATATCCGTAATAGACCTTATTACTTTCAAGTTTCCGACTTCTAGACTCCCAAACAGTATACCCCGATAATAGAGAGAGCCCCGTCTCGAGACATAGAACCATGACCACTCTAAGGCAAGCCAATGTTAGAGCCGAGCTTTAGCGAACGTAAGCCAGAATCCGGATATATTAACAAATATGTACTACCAGTATGTTAACATGTTGACTTAACAAATTGCGAAAAGCGAGAGAATATTAAAGTAGTTTTCATATACCCctctatatatattatatatatatgtatctctATCTGTAACTAAATCTATAGAGTCCATACCTATATTGGAAACTGTTCAAACGGCAAACATAAGCAATGTTTCgatgtatgtatgtgtatgtgtgtTACCGAGattgttttaaaaacagaaaaagatATCCCCGCAGAGGGGAAAACCAATAAAGAATCCATTATGTTGAAGCCTCTTCCTGCTTTTCGATAAGTTTCGCCTCTGCCAAACGCGTCTTCTCTTTCAGGCACCGGTTGAAGACCTTGGAGAAGATATAGGGCAAGTCCTCCCGGCACTGGAGATTTCCCAGCTTGTGTAGAGCCCCGAAGTCCAGGCAATCGATGTGGTCATCTCCATTGCAGTCCTGGCCGTGCTTGAACATATAGCTCTGCACCGTGTTGGCGGCGCAGTGGGGCTGGTTCACGCAGTTGGTGAAGGCTGAATAAGGGACTTTTAATCAATACATCAAGCGGGGATCTTTAACCCACCATCGTCGGAAAGGGCCGTATCTGAGGGCAGTGTAAGTTGGCCCGCCTCCACCCAGTAGCCCCAGGTAATCCGGAAAATGCCGCAGGCCCCGTTTACACAAATTGCGGATGCATTGCAGCCACTCATTGTTTCGCACAGACAGTCCAGGCAATCTTCCGTGACGGGCTTATTTTCCACTAAATACAGAgaacaaaaatataacaaaatcgAAGAATATTAATTTGAGATTGAGATGACTTCGCtctcaaattttttgaatcatcaaatcattaaaataaaaaactcttAACACCCAAAAAAATCGATCGAAACTCAATTTTCTTTACCAAAATGctttttgaaaaaagataGAAAACGAAATATTCCTGAATCGAACAAATATTCTTGATTTTCGTcgttgctttttgttttgtaggTGTATAGATGTTTAGTAAGTatgtttttttgtaaatattaatgttgtacAAAAGATAGAAGAAAAAGTGTATGTTTTTAGTAAAACCTTTTGTAAGTAAAACTTGTACGCTATGATTTTTAACaccttaaacattttttaaaataatatcttttataaatttttgctCAAGATGCAATCCACTTTCCAAAAGTTagtatatttagttttaatattattagttCCCAGTATATTTTCACTAGTCGTGTACGAGACAAGTGAAATGGGCGGATGTAGCGGCCGGCTTTATAGTATAAAGCTGTTCCGATAAACAGGCTTTAGGTTACAGCGAAAACACAAATGGATTACCATAATTATAGAGCACTTCTACCACGTACTAAGTCCCAATGAGCACAGTGGCTCGAGTACAAAAGCCGCTCCGGCTCCACACTTTCATAGATCGAAACCACATACCCTCCAGGCTGGACCCACTGTCCACTAGAAGCCACAAACAAGCCAAGCCGACGAGTAATCAAAGCATATCTGAGCTTGAATCCGATGGAGAAATGAAAACCCGACCTGCTGCCGCCGTGTTGACCACAGAACTGATTTAAGTTGCCTCCCAGCCACTTGTTTATTAATCAAAATAACGCCTATATTAGCAATGCAATATTCGCACATAAATTACGCGGCATCTTCCCCATAAGTTAGCTACTAAATACTAGTTACTGTACTAGGCAAGCGAAGATTAGCTGGATTTCTGACGCTTGACGGCCCGAATGGCGCTTCTCAAGCAGTTCTTAAAGATACTCTCGTAGGTGTAGGGCATGTCCGCCTTGCAGTTAAAGGGACCCATGTAGTGGATGGCTCCGTAATCGTAGCAGTCCTCCACTTCATCGTCGTTGCAATCCTGCCCGTACCTCACCATATAGCTCTGCAGGGTATCAGCTGCACAGTAGGGATCATTGGCACAGTTGGTGAAAGCTGgagatattaaaaagaaagctTATCATGTGTAAAAAGATGAGGAAGATGATCTCCTTTCTTACAACTATCCGTCAGGGGCGAGTCGCCTGGAATGGTCAACCTCCCCGAGTCCACCCACTGATCCCAGGTGATCCTGAAAATGCCACATGCCCCATTCACACACACCGCCGTGGCGTTGCAGCCGCTCAAGGCCTCGCACATGCAGATCAGACACTGCTCCGTAATGGGTTTTTGGCTCTCGGCCTGCACATATAACCCGCCTATTGTCAGGCCCAGCAGGAAAAATACTATATGCGTAGAATGCATATCTCAGCTGCCGGATTTCAATTCACTTCCGATTCGTTGCGTTCCGCGATTGTTCAGCCACTGAAACGATCTCAGCGGCGACTACTGACTTTTATTAAACACGGCGCCAATCTGGTTTTTAGCCCCGGTTGATACCTGCTATTTATTTGTTCACAATAAAAAAGGTCAATTTATCGGCATAATGCTTTTTTGGCTTGGAACGTGTAAGGTAATGATATTTAATCACTCCAGGCCCTCATCCTCGAACTTCTCGATGCACTCCTCGAACACGCTCTGGAATTTGTAGGGCATGTCCGCCTGACAGCCATAGGCCCCCAGCTTGTGGATGCGCGCATAGTCGTGGCAGTCCATCTCGCCATCATCGTTGCAGTCCTGGTTGAACTTCTTCATGTAGTTCTGCACCAGGTCGGCGGCACAGTGCGGATCGTTGGCACAGTTGATGAAGGCCTTTTCCGAGTCGGGATGCTCGCCGTTGACGGTCAGCTTTCCTGCGTCCACCCAGTAGGCCCAGGTGATGCGGAAAATCCCACAGACTCCCTTCTCCGGACTGGTGCAAATCGCCGTGGCATTGCAGCCGCTGATGGCCTCGCAAATGCACGTGAGGCACTTCTCCGTCACGGGCTTATCCAGCACATGACCTGATTGTTATATATCTTAAAGATATCTTTATATATCCCAAATATTTCCAACGAAAACCCACCTTGACCCTGCACTGAGGAAGGCCGCAGCTCCAGCAGTAAGAAAAGGAAGCATACCAGGAAAACTCTCATCCTCCGAACTTGCATCTAACACCTTTGCACCAGAAGCTGAACTAAAACTGCAAATGGTACTGAGCCCAGTGAACTGAGTACTCGCCCGGTAAATCCGCCAATCTAGCGGGTAATACCGGTTTCTAGGGCACATCCATAACTATACGAACCATTAACGATATTTACACGATACAACCACCCTTAGCTTTAAAAACATGGCCAATTAAGtttataattctttatatgATAAGCCTTAACGAATAGTACTTAAATCTTTCGTTAAAGTAGAAGAAACCTTTTGTatgttaatataaatatttcttaataaaaagcagggaattattaaaaatcaataagtttataattttctaaatgAAAGTCTCagcaaaaagtatgcaacaatcaggtgcaaataaattttaaagcaGGTGCCAAAGGCAGTTGGGTTATACAgtaatataaatgtaaaaaataaaacgattttACTAAGTATGCTACACAAAGTATATTTTGTTGcagaataatttttaaaatctttaggtatttttagtaagactgaaaatataaaagatcATCCCCTATCAacttgaaatgcaaatttccgAGTATAAATAAACAACCTTATCTCCCCCTTTTCGATATGTCTTTATTATCAATCTCAATAGCGCGCTCGTAATCGAAATAAAATGCATTGCCATAAATTATTAGTCATTacagtatttaaatttaattaggaCATAAGCTTAGCAAGGTAGTGCGATCACTTGCTGATGCGGACGTCGATGTGCTGGAACGAATTGAGGCAGTTGGTCAGCTGCGTCTGGTACTGGTAGCTCAGCTCGCCCTTGCACCCGTAGCCGCCCAGCTTGTGGATGGCCGCATAGTCGTAGCAGTCGATGGCGCCATCTCCATTGCAGTCCTGCCCGAACTTGGTCATGTAGTTCTGGATGGTGTTGGCCGCGCAGAACGGGTCGTTCACGCAATTGGCATAGGCTGCATGAGATAAATATGCATGGGATATATATTAAGATATGAAAAAGGGAAAGGGCAGCACTCACCCTCCTCCGACTGGGGACTCTCGTTGCCCAAGGTCAGCTTGCCGCCGTCGGACCAGTAGGCCCAGGTGATGCGAAACAGGCCGCAGACTCCAGAGCCACAGAAACGGGTCTGGTTGCAGCCAGAAGTGGCCTCGCAGATGCATCCCAGGCACACATCAGTCACCGGCTTATCTGTGTTGGGATCAAAAGATCATTCAAatcagttcagttcagttcagtttgCTGATTAGCCTCGCGATCGTAAGCAAAACTCGAAGTGTGTTACACATATGTTTTGCCCAGATCAAGTCATCGCTTTATTCAGAGCATTCGGTAATGCTTTGAATTTTGAGAGTTATAACAAGTTAGAGGCTTGGGAATTTTAGCAGTacacaaagaaaaaagaaagatttttaaaaataaaaaaaatattttcaaaagtatcCGCAACTaatctaaaatttaaataaaaaggataaaggtagtaaaaagataaatttattttagaattaaattgGTTGAAAGAGAAAAGAGTATCTTACAGTCGAGACACTTTACTTTAAGGGTTCCtacttaaaacattttataatgaatTCACAATCTTGGagtcaaataaacaaacttaaCAGCTTATAGTTATTATCGCAAAGGTATTCCAATAAATctgaaatttttattgttgcctTCCAGGCATAGGTTagtcaataaaatttttaaaactcatATTTTTGATCACATTATTTCAAGGAACGAAAAACAATTCCGTTGGTTGCACGCCCATGAACCTGAATTCTGTCAGCCTCACGAACCCATCTCATTTTTTACCGAACTAGTTTTGCAACTTTCAATGGCAACATTGAAGCATCTCCGTAGAACAAATCCGGCCGCCCGTAGGCGACGGTGAGTCATTAAATCGGCGTTATCAAGACCTTGTTcttgtaattaaatttcgaatttttaaCGAGTATTGGCAATTTGCGAAGCCGAGAAGACTGGCCAACAGCCCCGAACAGCATGTCTTCTGGCCTTCTGCCTCACCCACACGCGTAAATCTCGGAGGCTTCTAGGTTCACTGACCTATGCAAAACCATCTGCGAGGGGACAGGAACTGGGTCAAGattaaaaatggttaaatTATAACCTTCTTTCTCCAACattaatttagtttaaataaataaagtctatttaatcaatttttaaacttCATAAAAACCTTTGCTAGTGGGTTTTTCTTTGCCCTGAGATAACCCACACGCAGGCAGAGATATTGTTTGCCTATGATCAAACGTCACTGAAGTAAGTTGTCACGAAGGTGGGATTTTTATCTGTCTTACAATAGAGCACCAAATTGCACTACAACTTCCATTCCGGATTCGgggaaatttcaattaaaccACATCCTTTTCACGATTCGATTTGAGCTTACTACCCATTTAAACAATTAGTTTGTTAAACAGAAATCCAGTGAGCTCACGGCAGTGATTACTGCCAGTGATTAatagataattttaaaatatacaaatattaagtTCCGCTTTATGTAATGGGCATATAAAATCGGAAGTAATTTCAATGGCAACGAAACGTTATTAAAAGCCAGCGCAGTCAACGGCCCGTGGATCAAATGATAGATGCGCGATTATCGCATCTGAAACCGATCCAAAACCCCCGAGCTATAATGGACGTTTGTCAACTTCCAGATAATTGTTGAATGCAAATGCCGACCAACACGATGGATGGATAAATGTATCTGGGAAATCCGCCTAAGAACGAAACATGTCTTGGCGCAGAACAAAAGAAACGAACATCTATACAATTGCTAATTAATGTTAATGAATGCAGACGATCAGGTATTTGAGTTTCGTGTTAAAAGCAAATCTCAGCAAATGCGTAACAAATTCGTCTCGGGAACAATAACAAGAACGGAAATGTTCTCGCCTAAATAATATACAATACATTTGGTTTACTTAACTCACCCTGAGCTTGAATGAGAGCCGCGAATCCCAGGCACAATAGAGCGCCAATAGCCAGGGTGCAGCACAATTTGTTGGCAGCCATTGCGATTTGtccgaaaaatatttgtttttaaacgcAATTTTTAAAACCGCTGAGCAGT is part of the Drosophila biarmipes strain raj3 chromosome 2R, RU_DBia_V1.1, whole genome shotgun sequence genome and encodes:
- the LOC108036392 gene encoding lysozyme, with translation MAANKLCCTLAIGALLCLGFAALIQAQDKPVTDVCLGCICEATSGCNQTRFCGSGVCGLFRITWAYWSDGGKLTLGNESPQSEEAYANCVNDPFCAANTIQNYMTKFGQDCNGDGAIDCYDYAAIHKLGGYGCKGELSYQYQTQLTNCLNSFQHIDVRISK
- the LOC108036498 gene encoding lysozyme, translating into MHSTHIVFFLLGLTIGGLYVQAESQKPITEQCLICMCEALSGCNATAVCVNGACGIFRITWDQWVDSGRLTIPGDSPLTDSSFTNCANDPYCAADTLQSYMVRYGQDCNDDEVEDCYDYGAIHYMGPFNCKADMPYTYESIFKNCLRSAIRAVKRQKSS
- the LOC108036199 gene encoding lysozyme 2 — its product is MPLENKPVTEDCLDCLCETMSGCNASAICVNGACGIFRITWGYWVEAGQLTLPSDTALSDDAFTNCVNQPHCAANTVQSYMFKHGQDCNGDDHIDCLDFGALHKLGNLQCREDLPYIFSKVFNRCLKEKTRLAEAKLIEKQEEAST
- the LOC108036499 gene encoding lysozyme produces the protein MQVRRMRVFLVCFLFLLLELRPSSVQGQGHVLDKPVTEKCLTCICEAISGCNATAICTSPEKGVCGIFRITWAYWVDAGKLTVNGEHPDSEKAFINCANDPHCAADLVQNYMKKFNQDCNDDGEMDCHDYARIHKLGAYGCQADMPYKFQSVFEECIEKFEDEGLE
- the LOC108036496 gene encoding uncharacterized protein LOC108036496 isoform X1, with product MPFGRKSPLEALALPGVMLAYKYSQFRQRRREAASRRVTERELSALHHKIDKLLSKLEEESEPDPPTSQEDECVICINARATMQTSPCGHRVVCRRCFVKTIQSAVAQRLLPLRCVICRARVNRLTSSSGTWRIQESASSYSMGAKSWASAGVAAGGVVPSASSYSMNDAHSGHHSFHQPTLHKSAVGRHHTHHYTPRGSTHGHGRVSQSDSLYSMSSTGSAASSASGYSHYSKTSSISSNGPCSPALPVGASSSNHLAPPSPTTHHHAHGPASPTPSGSSGSSLSPRDNGSAHSHHGGGCPIGCSGAVPRKPLNTLSNSCSTPVSGSSSSGSGGGGGGVGGNGSGASGMMTPTHTYPGRRHVKNRLMDIQNRLPPIKEFRSPAKVPHPSPVHVSNPRFRYSTYTKSSAHELAPLLREPGSSPPPRRPSPMNIQLSCSALAPPPLKAGGAKICPVTSKNSLPKNAYVMPKDKKPPASVPQGKTTGTASKSAPQGAGCSRASAGCAATNSGSAGCGSASNPKPSSSSSSRSFPLFSAASNQREKADNKKNESVERKKKEEKLKLKAEKEARKEEKRLAKEEERLAKLHAKEEKKRGKKEAKELLLANDGNSKK
- the LOC108036496 gene encoding uncharacterized protein LOC108036496 isoform X2, whose translation is MQTSPCGHRVVCRRCFVKTIQSAVAQRLLPLRCVICRARVNRLTSSSGTWRIQESASSYSMGAKSWASAGVAAGGVVPSASSYSMNDAHSGHHSFHQPTLHKSAVGRHHTHHYTPRGSTHGHGRVSQSDSLYSMSSTGSAASSASGYSHYSKTSSISSNGPCSPALPVGASSSNHLAPPSPTTHHHAHGPASPTPSGSSGSSLSPRDNGSAHSHHGGGCPIGCSGAVPRKPLNTLSNSCSTPVSGSSSSGSGGGGGGVGGNGSGASGMMTPTHTYPGRRHVKNRLMDIQNRLPPIKEFRSPAKVPHPSPVHVSNPRFRYSTYTKSSAHELAPLLREPGSSPPPRRPSPMNIQLSCSALAPPPLKAGGAKICPVTSKNSLPKNAYVMPKDKKPPASVPQGKTTGTASKSAPQGAGCSRASAGCAATNSGSAGCGSASNPKPSSSSSSRSFPLFSAASNQREKADNKKNESVERKKKEEKLKLKAEKEARKEEKRLAKEEERLAKLHAKEEKKRGKKEAKELLLANDGNSKK